A DNA window from Novosphingobium sp. RL4 contains the following coding sequences:
- a CDS encoding helix-turn-helix transcriptional regulator, which produces MEARKKCETAPAITVPALSIDLFADGTMLMRVIITELPNQINSVFCQKISKSCQSMVFSRSAVSVFDPDLTDRLAVARQLDFADHEAEVPMHAHRKGQLIIALHGAVTCSADNEIWIVPPNCGVWIPGGVPHSARATANARLNYLFVEPGAAKLPKDCCTLSISPMIREMVDRLAHEPADYPPGGHAARLARVALDELVEMPRERFNLPISSNPKIRAIADALTIEPSDRSTSAEWAKRVAMSERSLARLMIRETGLTFGRWRQQLHLVVALRELASGAAVQTVAAELGYDSVNAFITMFKKALGSTPAQYFTQRRTLLPPVPKQVPHD; this is translated from the coding sequence GTGGAGGCTCGCAAGAAATGCGAAACCGCACCCGCCATTACAGTGCCGGCTCTCTCTATTGATCTGTTCGCAGACGGTACGATGCTCATGCGCGTCATTATCACTGAGTTGCCAAATCAAATAAATTCGGTATTCTGTCAAAAAATATCTAAAAGTTGCCAATCTATGGTTTTCTCACGATCAGCCGTCTCTGTTTTCGACCCCGACCTCACGGATCGGCTGGCAGTTGCGCGGCAACTCGACTTCGCGGATCACGAGGCGGAAGTGCCGATGCACGCGCATCGCAAAGGCCAGTTGATCATAGCGCTGCATGGGGCAGTCACCTGCTCTGCAGACAACGAGATATGGATCGTGCCGCCCAACTGCGGGGTCTGGATTCCGGGCGGGGTGCCGCACAGCGCCCGAGCGACAGCGAATGCCCGGCTCAACTACCTCTTTGTGGAGCCAGGGGCAGCGAAGCTACCCAAGGATTGTTGTACTCTGTCGATCTCCCCGATGATCCGGGAAATGGTCGATCGGCTGGCTCACGAGCCTGCCGACTATCCTCCGGGTGGCCATGCGGCCCGGCTTGCGAGGGTGGCCCTCGACGAACTGGTCGAAATGCCGCGTGAGCGCTTCAACTTACCTATCTCCAGTAATCCGAAGATCCGTGCGATAGCGGATGCCCTGACGATCGAACCTTCCGACCGCAGTACGTCAGCCGAATGGGCGAAACGCGTCGCGATGAGCGAGAGATCGCTGGCCCGTTTGATGATCCGGGAGACAGGCCTGACGTTCGGACGCTGGCGGCAACAGTTGCACCTTGTCGTTGCCCTTCGAGAACTGGCCAGCGGTGCGGCGGTGCAGACCGTGGCGGCCGAGCTGGGCTACGATTCGGTCAACGCCTTCATCACGATGTTCAAGAAGGCTCTAGGGAGCACGCCGGCACAATATTTCACGCAACGTAGGACGCTACTGCCTCCGGTCCCAAAACAAGTACCGCATGATTGA
- a CDS encoding FUSC family protein, which translates to MDADAVLFSVKSFAAAMLAYYIALRIGLPKPFWAIVTVYIVSQTSVGASLSRGVYRFAGTIAGAVATVAIVPNFVNDPIVCSAVLACWIGLCLFLSLLDRTPRAYAFVLAGYTASLIGFPSVLDPGAVFDTASVRVQEISIGILCAVLVHRYILPKRMTGQFIGKLSATLRDARRLAGDALNGTPGENRRDRNQLAVDLLALQGLGIHLPYDAAPVTPDAKKLQLLHDRLARLLPLATEIEDRIHSLVTSDDNAPDELIALLGDVESWIGTAEAAEREGAATHLIARARLIQKRLGADAATPGDRLAVNLTGHLAEMIGLVQDCDKLGLNIATADHSRETASLHGPLRAKGYVYHRDPWMAGRAAMGAIIGILIGCAFWIWSAWPEGGTAISILGVCCTLFGNVDAPAPNVLKYMVGSIYGVVISLVYSFVILPQVTDFAVLVAVLAPAFLFAGSLQARLPTTFMALGITLTIPILSGLGTNYTGDFAASLNSVIALFMAVGFGVVSMSLFQTVPVDAVINRLLHLSRRDVSRRALGGAPNEAHWTSLMIDRTALLLPRLRVSRKDYLDVLDDTLHHLRIGHAVGQLRKSIPQIKGEVGDKVSELLSAIAARFSASGLTRPVDYIDFDQRIETLTEIIAGSSIKNRLRMLDLLIDLRFALGSSETADGGQRS; encoded by the coding sequence GTGGATGCGGATGCCGTGCTGTTCTCGGTGAAGAGTTTCGCCGCGGCGATGCTGGCCTATTACATTGCGCTGCGTATCGGGTTGCCCAAGCCTTTCTGGGCCATCGTCACCGTCTATATAGTCTCGCAAACCTCGGTCGGTGCGTCGCTCAGCCGCGGTGTCTATCGCTTCGCCGGGACAATTGCTGGCGCGGTGGCGACGGTGGCGATTGTTCCGAATTTCGTGAACGATCCGATCGTATGCAGCGCAGTTCTTGCCTGCTGGATCGGTCTTTGCCTCTTTCTCTCGCTGCTTGATCGCACGCCGCGCGCTTATGCCTTCGTTCTTGCAGGCTACACCGCGAGCCTGATCGGCTTCCCCAGCGTGCTTGATCCAGGCGCCGTCTTCGATACGGCCTCGGTGCGAGTCCAGGAGATTTCCATCGGGATTCTTTGCGCCGTGTTGGTGCATCGTTACATCCTGCCCAAGCGGATGACCGGCCAGTTCATCGGCAAGCTGTCGGCAACCCTACGGGATGCCCGTCGGCTGGCGGGCGACGCGCTGAACGGAACGCCGGGAGAAAACCGTCGCGACCGCAACCAGCTCGCAGTCGACCTCCTCGCGCTGCAGGGGCTCGGCATCCACCTGCCGTATGACGCCGCCCCCGTAACGCCGGACGCCAAGAAGCTCCAATTGCTCCATGACCGGCTCGCCCGACTGCTTCCGCTCGCGACCGAGATCGAGGACCGGATTCACTCCCTTGTCACTAGCGACGACAACGCGCCCGATGAACTGATCGCCTTGCTCGGTGATGTCGAGAGCTGGATCGGAACTGCCGAGGCGGCCGAACGGGAGGGCGCCGCGACCCATCTGATTGCCCGCGCGCGATTGATCCAGAAACGTCTCGGCGCGGACGCCGCGACGCCTGGCGACAGGCTTGCCGTCAATCTCACCGGCCACCTGGCCGAGATGATCGGCCTGGTCCAGGACTGCGATAAGCTTGGGCTGAACATCGCGACTGCCGACCACTCGCGCGAGACGGCGTCACTCCATGGGCCGCTGCGTGCGAAGGGCTACGTCTATCACCGAGATCCCTGGATGGCGGGTCGGGCCGCCATGGGTGCCATCATTGGCATCCTCATCGGCTGCGCCTTCTGGATCTGGTCGGCCTGGCCGGAGGGCGGGACGGCCATTTCAATTCTCGGCGTATGCTGCACGCTGTTCGGGAATGTCGACGCGCCAGCGCCTAACGTCCTCAAGTATATGGTCGGCTCGATCTATGGGGTGGTGATCAGCCTCGTCTACAGCTTCGTCATCCTCCCCCAGGTCACGGACTTCGCCGTCCTTGTCGCAGTACTCGCCCCGGCGTTCCTGTTCGCCGGTTCCCTGCAAGCACGTCTCCCGACGACGTTCATGGCGCTCGGCATCACCCTCACCATTCCGATCCTCTCGGGTCTGGGCACCAACTACACCGGCGACTTCGCCGCATCCCTCAACTCCGTCATCGCGCTCTTTATGGCAGTCGGATTCGGGGTGGTGAGCATGTCCCTGTTCCAGACCGTACCCGTCGATGCGGTAATCAACCGGCTGCTTCACTTAAGTCGGAGGGACGTTAGCCGACGAGCGCTCGGTGGAGCGCCCAACGAAGCGCACTGGACGAGCCTCATGATTGATCGGACAGCGCTGCTCCTACCAAGATTGCGAGTGTCCAGGAAAGACTATTTGGACGTTCTCGATGATACCCTGCACCATCTTCGTATCGGTCACGCCGTTGGTCAGCTTCGCAAGTCGATCCCGCAGATCAAGGGCGAAGTTGGCGACAAAGTGAGCGAACTTCTTTCCGCGATCGCTGCGCGCTTCAGCGCCAGTGGCCTAACGAGACCGGTAGATTACATCGACTTTGATCAGCGCATCGAGACGCTGACCGAGATTATAGCGGGCAGCTCGATCAAGAACCGCTTGCGGATGCTCGACCTGCTCATCGACCTTCGATTCGCGCTCGGTTCCAGTGAAACCGCGGACGGGGGACAACGCTCATGA
- a CDS encoding DUF1656 domain-containing protein produces MIVDLNLGGVLIPGLLVLAFVALVATIAVIRLLSVAGIYRAFAYRPLVELATFAIIYGLLVQHLPSIGLLR; encoded by the coding sequence ATGATCGTTGATCTCAATCTTGGCGGCGTCCTCATCCCCGGTCTGCTGGTGCTCGCGTTCGTCGCGCTTGTCGCCACCATCGCGGTGATCCGCCTCCTGTCCGTCGCGGGCATTTACCGCGCGTTCGCTTACCGGCCGCTCGTCGAGCTCGCCACCTTCGCCATCATTTACGGTCTGCTCGTGCAGCACCTGCCATCGATCGGACTATTACGTTGA
- a CDS encoding biotin/lipoyl-binding protein, translating to MKPVLSLLSRYALTLCLVACATLIALEAWSRYERTPWTRDGRVSADVVQIAPEVSGTVSAVPVVDNQYVHQGDILYVIAPERLQLAVALAEADVEAKRQDMLVRQATARRHSQLRDVVSQEAVQQSGGAAAVAGAAYQAAVAALDLAKLNLASSTIRSPVDGYVTNMRLRPGDYATAGSTKVAVLDAASFWITGYFEETKIRQISVGSPAQIMLIGFDQPVSGHVESIGRGIENSNDAPGHLGLPNVAATFSWVRLAQRIPVRIHIDRVPPGVELAAGMTATIEITPARAEPATGNRS from the coding sequence TTGAAGCCTGTTCTATCCCTGCTCAGCCGCTATGCCCTGACCCTTTGCCTCGTTGCTTGCGCCACTCTCATCGCGCTGGAGGCGTGGAGCCGCTACGAACGGACGCCGTGGACCCGCGACGGGCGAGTGAGCGCGGATGTCGTGCAGATCGCACCGGAAGTCTCCGGCACCGTCAGCGCCGTACCGGTTGTTGATAATCAGTATGTTCATCAGGGCGATATCCTCTACGTGATTGCCCCTGAGCGGCTCCAGCTCGCAGTGGCGTTGGCAGAGGCCGACGTCGAAGCCAAGCGTCAGGATATGCTCGTTCGTCAGGCGACGGCGCGGCGGCACAGCCAACTCCGGGATGTCGTCTCCCAGGAAGCCGTCCAGCAATCGGGCGGAGCGGCGGCGGTGGCCGGCGCCGCCTATCAGGCAGCGGTGGCGGCTCTCGATCTCGCAAAACTCAATCTCGCCAGCTCGACGATCCGTTCGCCAGTCGATGGCTATGTCACAAATATGAGGCTGCGGCCCGGCGACTACGCGACGGCCGGCTCGACGAAGGTCGCCGTTCTGGACGCGGCCAGCTTCTGGATTACTGGCTATTTTGAAGAGACGAAAATCCGTCAAATCAGCGTCGGAAGCCCAGCGCAGATCATGTTGATTGGCTTTGATCAGCCCGTGTCGGGCCATGTCGAAAGCATAGGTCGCGGTATCGAGAACAGCAACGACGCGCCCGGTCATCTCGGCCTGCCAAATGTTGCAGCGACATTTTCCTGGGTGCGCCTTGCCCAGCGCATCCCTGTCCGCATCCATATCGACCGGGTGCCTCCTGGCGTCGAACTGGCGGCAGGCATGACAGCGACCATCGAGATCACCCCCGCGAGAGCCGAGCCCGCTACGGGTAACCGGTCATGA
- a CDS encoding efflux transporter outer membrane subunit: MKHALPFLSVPLLASCVAGPNYHVPRTAVAERPDAAAPFLGQNGAVASQEEPPPNWWRLYGDPRLDSYVEEALAANTDLRAAEANLRRATAIVREAEASRTVRSSVSGQALGSRVAGPTGDLPAPLSYSLGFDLSYPLDLAGSIRRGIEASNAQAEATLAARDQVRVVVAAIVTRSYARVCAANDTLAAVRHVVEIQRSTLNVAIRLDRGGLGTQADVERSRAAAYASSAVIPEIVAERQAGLFELAALMGRVPSDYPREAETCSAIPSIDRPIPVGDGAALLRRRPDIRMAERLLASATAAIGIEEAELYPKVSIGGSVGTAGPTSRLLTPSTFGVSFGPLISWSFPNRKMVRARIAQAGADTDAAFANFDGSVLLALQQTETALSAYARARDRLKDLELAAEAAGKVSRDAKKLQRFGQSPLLDVLNAQASYADAQTSLAVARANLVDRQIDLFLALGGGWE, translated from the coding sequence ATGAAACACGCGCTTCCCTTCCTATCCGTACCTCTGCTTGCCAGTTGCGTCGCGGGTCCGAACTATCATGTCCCACGTACCGCCGTCGCGGAACGGCCAGACGCCGCTGCGCCATTCCTTGGCCAGAACGGCGCGGTTGCAAGCCAGGAGGAACCGCCGCCTAACTGGTGGCGCCTCTATGGCGATCCGAGGCTCGATTCCTATGTGGAGGAGGCGCTGGCGGCCAACACTGACCTGCGGGCAGCCGAGGCGAACCTGCGTCGCGCCACGGCGATCGTTCGCGAGGCCGAGGCTTCGCGCACCGTGCGCAGCAGCGTGAGCGGTCAGGCGCTCGGCTCGCGCGTCGCTGGTCCAACCGGCGACCTGCCTGCGCCCTTAAGCTATTCGCTCGGGTTCGATCTCAGCTACCCGCTTGACCTGGCCGGAAGCATCCGCCGAGGCATCGAAGCCAGCAATGCGCAAGCCGAAGCGACGCTCGCCGCCCGCGACCAGGTGCGCGTCGTCGTCGCCGCAATCGTCACGCGCAGTTATGCACGGGTCTGTGCCGCGAACGACACACTGGCCGCCGTTCGCCATGTCGTCGAAATCCAGCGGTCGACACTAAACGTTGCAATCCGCCTGGATCGGGGCGGCCTTGGCACTCAGGCTGACGTCGAACGGTCCCGGGCCGCCGCCTATGCCAGCAGCGCGGTGATACCCGAGATCGTCGCCGAGCGGCAGGCAGGCCTGTTTGAGTTGGCTGCGCTGATGGGGCGTGTTCCCTCCGACTATCCAAGGGAAGCAGAGACTTGCAGTGCCATTCCCTCCATTGATCGGCCGATACCTGTCGGTGATGGGGCGGCGCTGCTCAGGCGGCGCCCCGATATTAGGATGGCCGAGCGGTTGTTGGCTTCGGCAACAGCCGCGATCGGCATCGAGGAAGCCGAGCTCTATCCGAAGGTCAGCATTGGTGGATCGGTGGGAACGGCAGGGCCTACAAGCCGACTGCTAACGCCGTCCACCTTCGGGGTTAGTTTCGGTCCGCTGATCTCCTGGTCTTTCCCGAACAGGAAGATGGTGCGCGCTCGCATTGCGCAGGCCGGCGCCGATACGGATGCGGCCTTCGCGAATTTTGATGGATCGGTGCTCCTTGCCCTTCAACAGACGGAGACCGCACTATCAGCCTATGCACGCGCCAGAGACCGGCTGAAAGATCTGGAATTGGCCGCTGAGGCGGCGGGTAAGGTAAGCCGCGACGCGAAGAAGCTCCAGCGCTTCGGGCAATCGCCATTACTGGATGTCCTGAATGCACAAGCGAGCTACGCGGATGCGCAAACCAGCTTGGCGGTCGCGCGCGCAAACCTCGTCGATCGCCAGATCGACCTGTTCCTCGCGCTCGGCGGAGGATGGGAATGA
- a CDS encoding LysR family transcriptional regulator — MRRRKDSDQHLRHRDWFGSRLPLISLRYALAVAECLNFRHAANRLGTSQSSVSARIKALEEHLGIMLFERRHRGVRLTEAGRSFIVEVTAGIEHLDHAIKTAGAFSTGLVGRLHIGLHSLIAGGFLADLRRRYREEYPDVDLVIAEGRSADTIRQIREGSLDIAFVVGAVDAPDCHSREIWSEALVVAMPAGHRLAMGDHVLWQDLTSDVFVVRQGGAGPQARDHIVRRIAEQRKSPNIQRLDIGRDSLMHVIADGDGITLTTDSARHVQFPGVVFRPIADEPERAQFSAVWSPHNRSQALKNLLDLAAEMSRST, encoded by the coding sequence ATGAGACGGCGTAAAGACTCAGATCAACACCTTCGGCATCGCGATTGGTTTGGCTCCCGGCTTCCGCTTATATCGCTACGATACGCTTTAGCCGTCGCAGAGTGTCTGAACTTCCGCCATGCCGCTAATAGGTTAGGCACTAGTCAATCCAGTGTCAGCGCTCGGATTAAGGCATTGGAAGAACATCTTGGCATTATGTTGTTCGAGAGGCGGCATCGTGGGGTTCGATTGACCGAAGCCGGACGCAGCTTCATTGTGGAAGTCACAGCCGGCATCGAGCACCTCGATCATGCCATAAAGACAGCCGGAGCTTTTTCGACAGGTCTGGTCGGGCGTCTACACATCGGGCTGCATTCATTGATCGCGGGCGGATTCCTTGCCGACCTTCGACGCCGGTATCGGGAGGAGTATCCCGACGTCGATCTCGTGATCGCCGAGGGACGGTCAGCCGACACGATCCGGCAAATTCGGGAAGGCTCGCTCGACATCGCCTTTGTGGTCGGAGCAGTTGATGCCCCTGACTGCCATTCGCGCGAAATCTGGAGCGAGGCACTCGTTGTCGCTATGCCGGCAGGACATCGGCTCGCTATGGGAGATCATGTTCTGTGGCAGGATCTGACGTCGGATGTTTTCGTGGTCCGCCAAGGCGGCGCCGGACCACAGGCCCGGGACCATATTGTCAGGCGAATCGCCGAGCAGAGAAAGTCCCCGAACATCCAACGCCTGGACATCGGGCGCGACAGCCTGATGCACGTGATTGCGGATGGCGACGGTATAACGCTGACGACCGATTCTGCGAGGCACGTTCAATTCCCCGGTGTTGTGTTCCGGCCGATCGCCGATGAGCCCGAGCGGGCGCAGTTCAGCGCCGTATGGTCGCCGCATAATCGCAGCCAGGCGCTGAAGAATCTGCTCGATCTCGCTGCCGAGATGAGCCGGTCAACCTAA
- a CDS encoding helix-turn-helix transcriptional regulator — translation MDLKEVMAINLRRIRHDKQLTQEELADNAGLSARYIGAIERADVSASVTVVGQIADALGVEPAELVTKLG, via the coding sequence ATGGATCTCAAGGAGGTCATGGCGATCAATCTGCGTCGGATACGTCATGACAAGCAACTGACGCAGGAGGAGCTGGCGGATAACGCAGGCCTGAGCGCGCGCTATATCGGAGCGATCGAGCGCGCCGATGTGTCGGCTAGCGTCACCGTCGTGGGCCAGATCGCGGATGCGCTGGGTGTCGAACCGGCCGAGTTGGTGACGAAATTAGGTTGA
- a CDS encoding DNA -binding domain-containing protein, translated as MRAKPELDPDVDDLAPMEPDVTIYDEAHFVTYLRLLDAETDGADWTEVARIVLHRDPLTEQGRTRACWESHLARAQWMTKIGYRRILEQAVEEARNTRH; from the coding sequence ATGCGCGCTAAACCCGAACTCGATCCTGACGTTGATGACCTGGCTCCCATGGAGCCGGATGTGACCATCTATGACGAGGCGCATTTCGTCACCTATCTGCGCTTGCTGGATGCTGAGACGGACGGTGCGGACTGGACGGAGGTGGCGAGGATCGTACTGCATCGCGATCCGCTGACAGAGCAAGGCCGAACGCGGGCGTGCTGGGAAAGCCATCTCGCCCGCGCGCAGTGGATGACCAAGATCGGCTACCGGCGCATATTGGAACAGGCCGTCGAAGAAGCCCGAAACACACGGCACTAA
- a CDS encoding conjugal transfer protein TraG produces MSGSRVLWGQITIVVAIVLAAIWGATEWTAWRLGFQGQLGSPWFELSGWPVYYPPTFFWWWYAYDAYAPGIFIEGAIVAASGGFISIAVAITLSVIRAREAKNVATYGSARWASPEEVKAAGLLGPDGVVLGRLDRDYLRHDGPEHVLCFAPTRSGKGVGLVVPTLLTWPGSVIVHDIKGENWGLTAGFRAGHGRVLLFDPTDTKSSAYNPLLEVRRGDWEVRDVQNIADILVDPEGALDKRNHWEKTSHSLLVGVILHVLYAEPDKTLAGVANFLSDPKRPMEATLRAMMSTPHLGEAGVHPVIASSARELLNKSDNERSGVLSTAMSFLGLYRDPVVAKVTARCDWRIADLVAGKRPVSLYLVVPPSDIARTKPLIRLILNQVGRRLTEELNGSAKRHRLLLMLDEFPALGRLDFFESALAFMAGYGIKSFLIAQSLNQIEKAYGANNSVLDNCHVRVAFATNDERTAKRVSDSLGTATEMRDSTNYAGHRLSPWLGHLMVSRQETARPLLTPGEVMQLPPTDELLLVAGVPPIRAKKARYYEDARFKERLLPPPDLSAGAKVTKAPSGDDWSALKIPPPTASSTPATPAAATDPTNAGVRREPELPEHEEIVPEERSAGREFDVLDDEPDVDAAKARTIRQQVTSLARQATMDPADGIEL; encoded by the coding sequence ATGTCGGGAAGCCGTGTCCTTTGGGGCCAGATCACCATCGTCGTCGCCATCGTGCTGGCGGCGATCTGGGGCGCGACCGAGTGGACAGCATGGCGGCTTGGGTTTCAGGGGCAACTTGGAAGCCCATGGTTCGAGCTGAGCGGCTGGCCGGTCTATTATCCGCCGACCTTCTTCTGGTGGTGGTATGCCTACGACGCCTATGCGCCCGGTATTTTCATCGAAGGAGCGATCGTCGCCGCGTCCGGCGGCTTCATCTCCATCGCCGTCGCCATCACTTTGTCGGTCATCCGGGCGCGTGAGGCCAAGAACGTCGCCACCTACGGCTCGGCGCGCTGGGCCTCGCCCGAGGAGGTGAAGGCGGCTGGGTTGCTCGGCCCGGACGGTGTGGTGCTCGGCAGGCTCGATCGCGACTATCTCCGTCACGATGGCCCAGAGCATGTGCTGTGCTTCGCGCCGACCCGCTCCGGCAAGGGCGTCGGCCTCGTCGTGCCGACGCTGCTGACTTGGCCGGGCAGCGTCATCGTTCATGACATCAAGGGCGAGAACTGGGGTTTGACGGCGGGTTTCCGCGCCGGGCATGGCCGCGTGCTGCTGTTCGACCCGACCGATACCAAGTCCTCAGCCTACAATCCGCTGCTGGAGGTGCGGCGCGGCGATTGGGAAGTGCGCGACGTGCAGAACATCGCCGACATTCTGGTCGATCCCGAAGGCGCTCTCGACAAGCGCAATCATTGGGAAAAGACGAGCCATTCGCTGCTGGTCGGCGTGATCCTGCATGTCCTCTATGCCGAACCCGACAAGACGCTGGCGGGTGTCGCCAACTTCCTCTCCGATCCGAAGCGGCCCATGGAGGCGACGCTGCGCGCCATGATGTCTACGCCGCATTTGGGCGAAGCCGGTGTTCACCCCGTCATCGCCTCATCGGCGCGCGAGCTGCTGAACAAATCGGACAACGAACGCTCGGGCGTGCTGTCCACCGCCATGTCGTTTCTCGGTCTCTACCGCGATCCCGTGGTGGCGAAGGTGACGGCGCGCTGTGACTGGCGCATTGCCGATCTCGTCGCCGGCAAGCGGCCGGTCAGCCTCTACCTCGTCGTGCCGCCGTCGGACATCGCCCGCACCAAGCCGCTGATCCGCCTGATCCTCAATCAGGTCGGGCGGCGGCTGACCGAGGAGTTGAACGGTTCTGCCAAGCGCCATCGGCTGCTGCTCATGCTTGACGAGTTTCCGGCGCTCGGGCGGCTCGACTTCTTCGAGTCCGCGTTGGCCTTCATGGCTGGCTACGGCATCAAGAGTTTTCTGATCGCGCAAAGCCTCAACCAGATCGAGAAGGCCTACGGCGCGAACAATTCCGTGCTCGACAATTGCCATGTGCGCGTCGCCTTCGCCACCAATGACGAGCGCACCGCCAAGCGCGTGTCGGACTCGCTCGGCACCGCGACCGAGATGCGCGATTCCACCAACTATGCCGGTCATCGGCTGTCGCCCTGGCTCGGCCATCTCATGGTGTCGCGGCAGGAGACGGCGCGTCCGCTGCTCACACCCGGCGAGGTAATGCAGCTTCCGCCCACCGACGAACTGTTGCTGGTCGCGGGCGTGCCGCCGATCCGGGCGAAGAAGGCGCGTTATTATGAGGACGCTCGTTTCAAGGAGCGGTTACTGCCCCCGCCCGATCTGTCCGCCGGGGCCAAAGTGACGAAAGCTCCATCTGGCGATGACTGGTCGGCGTTAAAGATACCGCCGCCCACAGCATCATCCACCCCGGCGACACCCGCCGCCGCGACCGATCCCACCAATGCCGGCGTCCGCCGCGAGCCGGAGCTGCCCGAGCATGAGGAGATCGTGCCCGAAGAACGCTCGGCCGGGCGTGAGTTCGACGTGCTCGACGACGAACCGGACGTGGACGCCGCCAAGGCCCGCACCATCCGGCAGCAGGTCACGTCCCTCGCCCGTCAGGCGACGATGGACCCCGCCGACGGCATTGAACTGTAA
- a CDS encoding CopG family transcriptional regulator: protein MQTKARMNVYFEPDLLKKVEALALRRNVSKSAVIEAAVASFLSADASERLEAVFARRMDKLGRQVDGLDEDLAILGETLSLFIRFWLTVTPPLADSAQASARAKGAERFDGFLQSLGRRLATGDRFLKELSRDIDAGRNGGAETD, encoded by the coding sequence ATGCAGACCAAAGCCCGCATGAACGTCTATTTCGAGCCAGATCTTTTGAAGAAGGTCGAGGCACTGGCGCTGCGCCGCAACGTCTCCAAATCGGCAGTGATCGAAGCGGCCGTCGCGTCGTTCCTGTCGGCTGATGCGTCGGAGCGGTTGGAGGCGGTGTTCGCCCGTCGGATGGACAAGCTTGGCCGCCAGGTCGATGGGCTGGACGAGGATCTCGCCATCCTCGGCGAGACGCTTTCGCTGTTCATCCGCTTCTGGCTGACCGTGACACCGCCGCTGGCCGACAGCGCCCAGGCGTCAGCACGGGCGAAGGGAGCCGAGCGCTTCGACGGATTCCTGCAATCGCTCGGGCGGCGGTTGGCGACGGGCGATCGGTTCTTGAAGGAGTTGTCGCGGGACATTGACGCAGGACGCAACGGCGGGGCTGAAACCGACTAA
- the trbB gene encoding P-type conjugative transfer ATPase TrbB, with protein sequence MAVLHHNSESLTRGARMLRTALGPAIARFLGDPAVVEVMLNPDGRLWIDRLSEGLSDTGERLAPADGERIVRLVAHHVGAEVHAGAPRVSAELPETGERFEGLLPPVVAAPCFAIRKPAVAVFTLDDYVAAGIMSAEQAEALRSAVASRANILVAGGTSTGKTTLTNALLAEVAKTADRVVIIEDTRELQCAAPNLVAMRTKDGVASLSDLVRSSLRLRPDRIPIGEVRGPEALDLLKAWGTGHPGGVGTIHAGSAIGAIRRLEQLIQEAVVTVPRALIAETIDLVAVLAGRGSQRRLVELARVEGLGRDGDYRVVPTVTDGGDIQPVLNLTGDIR encoded by the coding sequence ATGGCGGTATTGCACCATAATTCGGAGAGCTTGACGCGGGGCGCGCGGATGCTGCGCACCGCGCTCGGCCCCGCCATCGCGCGATTTCTGGGAGACCCCGCTGTCGTCGAGGTGATGCTGAACCCGGACGGGCGGCTGTGGATCGACCGGCTGTCGGAAGGCCTGTCCGATACGGGCGAGCGGCTCGCGCCAGCCGATGGCGAACGGATCGTCCGCCTGGTTGCACATCATGTCGGTGCCGAAGTCCATGCCGGCGCACCCCGCGTTTCAGCCGAACTACCCGAAACCGGCGAACGGTTCGAGGGGCTGTTACCGCCCGTCGTCGCCGCGCCGTGCTTCGCGATCCGCAAGCCGGCCGTCGCCGTGTTCACACTCGACGATTATGTCGCCGCCGGGATCATGTCGGCGGAGCAGGCCGAGGCGCTGCGTTCAGCCGTCGCCTCGCGCGCCAACATCCTCGTCGCCGGCGGCACCTCGACCGGCAAGACGACACTGACCAATGCGCTGCTGGCCGAGGTGGCGAAGACCGCCGATCGCGTCGTCATCATAGAGGATACGCGCGAGCTGCAATGCGCCGCGCCCAATCTCGTCGCGATGCGCACCAAGGATGGCGTCGCCTCGCTCTCCGATCTCGTCCGCTCCTCGCTGCGGCTTCGCCCCGATCGCATTCCGATCGGTGAGGTGCGCGGCCCGGAAGCCCTCGACCTGTTGAAGGCGTGGGGCACCGGCCATCCCGGAGGCGTCGGCACCATCCATGCGGGCAGCGCCATCGGCGCAATTCGCCGCCTCGAACAACTCATCCAGGAAGCCGTCGTCACCGTGCCACGCGCGCTGATCGCGGAGACCATCGATCTCGTCGCCGTGCTCGCCGGGCGGGGATCGCAACGTCGCCTTGTCGAACTCGCCCGCGTCGAAGGCCTCGGCCGCGACGGCGATTACCGCGTCGTGCCTACCGTCACCGACGGCGGCGACATCCAGCCCGTCCTCAACCTCACAGGAGATATCCGATGA